AGATCATCCAAGCTTTGAGATTTCACAACTCCTGATTTAGCTCGATTTAAAGCTGTTAGCAAACGTTCAGCGTTACGAGGGGAACGTAAAAGATGAGCAGTTTCTCAAATACTAGAAAGTTCATCAAGAGGTATTGAAGCTACACTTTCAGCATTACGACGTGTAATGATTACAAAATCGCGTTCTGAAGTAACTTTCTGGCACAGTTCAGACAGCTTTTCTCGTGCTTGTGTGTAAGTATAAGTAGTAGAAACCATAAGTATCAAGAGTTTCCTTTACACTTGTAAGTTGAATGTTGATGGTTTGCAGCAGTGAAGATACTAAGTTCTCCGCAGATGATTTTTGCGTCATGTCTCATATTC
This Nostoc sp. C052 DNA region includes the following protein-coding sequences:
- a CDS encoding type II toxin-antitoxin system Phd/YefM family antitoxin; amino-acid sequence: MVSTTYTYTQAREKLSELCQKVTSERDFVIITRRNAESVASIPLDELSSI